A portion of the Haemorhous mexicanus isolate bHaeMex1 chromosome 3, bHaeMex1.pri, whole genome shotgun sequence genome contains these proteins:
- the TATDN3 gene encoding putative deoxyribonuclease TATDN3 isoform X1, whose protein sequence is MAGPVDCQCHLAAACFQPDVAAVVRAAEQAAVSALVVVSEQAGEFRSVVELSDRFPGFVLPCLGVHPVQEISPEEQRSVTLKDLDAALPLIELYKDKLVGIGEVGLDFTPRFASTDEQKEGQRQVLIKQIELARRLDLPLNVHSRSAGRPTINLLKEQGATKVLLHAFDGKPSVAMEGVRAGYYFSIPPSIIRSEQKQKLVKQLPLENMCLETDSPALGPEKHVRNEPKNIYIAAEYIAKIKGIPVGEVIEVTTQNALKVFPKLQHFIRI, encoded by the exons ATGGCGGGGCCCGTGGACTGTCAGTGCCACCTGGCCGCGGCCTGCTTCCAGCCG GACGTGGCGGCCGTGGTGCGGGCGGCGGAGCAG GCGGCCGTGTCGGCGCTGGTGGTGGTGTCGGAGCAGGCGGGCGAGTTCCGGAGCGTCGTGGAGCTGTCCGACAG ATTTCCAGGATTTGTCTTGCCATGCCTGGGAGTTCACCCCGTTCAAGAGATTTCTCCAGAGGAGCAACGCAGTGTTACTTTGAAG GATCTGGACGCTGCGCTGCCTCTTATAGAACTTTACAAAGACAAATTGGTGGGGATTGGAGAA GTTGGACTAGATTTCACTCCCAGATTTGCCAGCACCGATGAACAGAAGGAAGGACAAAGACAGGTTTTGATCAAGCAGATTGAGCTGGCAAGAAGACTGGATTTGCCATT AAATGTTCATTCTCGCTCAGCTGGAAGACCAACCATTAATCTCTTGAAGGAACAAG GTGCTACCAAGGTGTTGCTCCATGCCTTTGATGGGAAGCCGTCTGTAGCCATGGAAGGGGTGAGAGCTGGATACTACTTCTCCATTCCTCCTTCCATTATAAGGAGTGAACAG AAGCAGAAGCTAGTGAAACAGCTGCCACTGGAAAATATGTGCTTGGAAACTGATTCTCCTGCACTGGGGCCTGAAAAACAC gtgAGAAATGAACCCAAGAATATTTACATTGCTGCTGAATACATTGCCAAAATTAAAGGAATTCCAGTTGGAGAAGTTATAGAAGTGACTACACAGAATGCACTAAAAGTATTCCCTAAACTTCAGCACTTTATTCGGATATAG
- the TATDN3 gene encoding putative deoxyribonuclease TATDN3 isoform X2: protein MAGPVDCQCHLAAACFQPAAVSALVVVSEQAGEFRSVVELSDRFPGFVLPCLGVHPVQEISPEEQRSVTLKDLDAALPLIELYKDKLVGIGEVGLDFTPRFASTDEQKEGQRQVLIKQIELARRLDLPLNVHSRSAGRPTINLLKEQGATKVLLHAFDGKPSVAMEGVRAGYYFSIPPSIIRSEQKQKLVKQLPLENMCLETDSPALGPEKHVRNEPKNIYIAAEYIAKIKGIPVGEVIEVTTQNALKVFPKLQHFIRI from the exons ATGGCGGGGCCCGTGGACTGTCAGTGCCACCTGGCCGCGGCCTGCTTCCAGCCG GCGGCCGTGTCGGCGCTGGTGGTGGTGTCGGAGCAGGCGGGCGAGTTCCGGAGCGTCGTGGAGCTGTCCGACAG ATTTCCAGGATTTGTCTTGCCATGCCTGGGAGTTCACCCCGTTCAAGAGATTTCTCCAGAGGAGCAACGCAGTGTTACTTTGAAG GATCTGGACGCTGCGCTGCCTCTTATAGAACTTTACAAAGACAAATTGGTGGGGATTGGAGAA GTTGGACTAGATTTCACTCCCAGATTTGCCAGCACCGATGAACAGAAGGAAGGACAAAGACAGGTTTTGATCAAGCAGATTGAGCTGGCAAGAAGACTGGATTTGCCATT AAATGTTCATTCTCGCTCAGCTGGAAGACCAACCATTAATCTCTTGAAGGAACAAG GTGCTACCAAGGTGTTGCTCCATGCCTTTGATGGGAAGCCGTCTGTAGCCATGGAAGGGGTGAGAGCTGGATACTACTTCTCCATTCCTCCTTCCATTATAAGGAGTGAACAG AAGCAGAAGCTAGTGAAACAGCTGCCACTGGAAAATATGTGCTTGGAAACTGATTCTCCTGCACTGGGGCCTGAAAAACAC gtgAGAAATGAACCCAAGAATATTTACATTGCTGCTGAATACATTGCCAAAATTAAAGGAATTCCAGTTGGAGAAGTTATAGAAGTGACTACACAGAATGCACTAAAAGTATTCCCTAAACTTCAGCACTTTATTCGGATATAG
- the NSL1 gene encoding kinetochore-associated protein NSL1 homolog codes for MPRPAGRHRAAAGSASGPAFSPRPGREMEAPPEPEPAGAGPGEAGAGPADAARRDPRVRCCSRRGLGAVLELCAPFVRALAQGQPGGAAAEADVLWNFETAVRENVTINGQPWEEASDDSRLLSDSNIKILEDEFDELIVETATRRKRWPKKILVHAIQTMKAEQEMLKLYQPVVKPADIRPQPSQDAYIADLKQVTEVASKQISEAMQSIPALIEKAEGFSQALTLQPALELCKLRQEVFSGFKVKEENDVQSSVPPGEVTPTGTVRSKNPYVLLKRRKAADSPERRRYPLRRRKITLSA; via the exons ATGCCGCGCCCGGCGGGAAGGCACCGGGCGGCCGCGGGTTCCGCTTCCGGGCCGGCATTTTCCCCGCGTCCCGGGCGGGAAATGGAGGCGCCgccggagccggagccggcgggcgcggggccgggggaggcgggcgcggggccggcggaCGCGGCGCGGCGGGACCCCCGGGTGCGCTGCTGCTCGCGGCGCGGGCTGGGCgccgtgctggagctgtgcGCGCCCTTCGTGCGGGCCCTGGCGCAGGGACAgcccggcggggctgccgcCGAGGCAGACGTGCTCTGG AACTTCGAGACAGCGGTGCGGGAGAACGTCACCATTAAcgggcagccctgggaggaggCCTCGGATGACTCCCGGCTGCTGAGCG ATTCCAATATTAAAATTCTGGAGGATGAATTTGATGAATTAATAGTAGAGACAGCAACTAGGCGTAAACGGTGGCCTAAAAAGATCCTGGTGCATGCTATCCAAACCATGAAAGCAGAGCAAGAGATGTTG aAGCTCTACCAGCCTGTGGTAAAACCAGCAGACATAAGACCTCAGCCTTCTCAAG ATGCTTACATCGCAGATCTGAAGCAGGTGACGGAGGTGGCATCCAAACAGATCAGCGAAGCAATGCAG TCTATTCCAGCACTCATAGAAAAAGCAGAAGGTTTTTCCCAAGCATTGACTTTGCAACCAGCCTTGGAACTCTGCAAGCTGCGGCAAGAAGTCTTTTCTGGTTTCAAGGTGAAGGAGGAAAATGATGTCCAAAGTTCAGTACCACCAGGAGAAGTCACACCAACAGGAACTGTTCGCAGTAAAAATCCTTATGTTttgctgaaaagaagaaaagctgcagatTCCCCTGAGAGAAGGCGCTACCCACTGCGGCGGAGGAAGATCACTCTCAGTGCTTGA